The following nucleotide sequence is from Solidesulfovibrio carbinolicus.
ACAGCCACGGCGGCGGCCGATCCGATGCGGCCGAACCGGTCGGCTGGCGCAATTTGCTGGCCCTGGGCGTGTCCGGCGGGCTGGTCCCGTGCCCGTCGGCCCTGGCCCTGATGTTGGCCGCCATCGCCCTGGGCCGGCCTGGCTGGGGGCTGATCCTGTGCGCGGCTTTCGGCCTGGGGCTGGCCGGAGTGCTGACCGGGGTGGGGCTTTTGTGCCTGGCCGGGGTGCGGTTTCTGGGCGGCACGGGCCGGCTGGGCCGGGCGGCGGGCTGGCTGCCTCTGGTCGGGGCCGGGCTTATTGCCGCCATCGGCGCGTTGGCCGCCTGGGAAGCCCTTGTTGTGCTCCTTTCCTGAAAAAGGGCTGTCCGGGCGGTTGCCAGCCGCCGTGGGCCGGACTATGGAAGGCGAAATTCCGGGCCGCGCGGCAAGAGCCGTCGGCCGCTTCCGCGAGGACCCATGCGCCAGGGCGACGCCGCCAAAACCGTATCCCCCATCGAAGCCGTTCGCCGCTACTGCCTGACCGCCTGCATGGGCGGCCAGCGCAGCCTGGTCGCCGGCTGCGTCGATGCGGACTGTCCGTTCCATCCGCTACGCTTAAAGGAAGTGCCCGAGGGCTTCGGCGTACGTGTGGTGCGGGTCATCCGCCGCTTCTGCCTGCGCTGCACCCTGGGGGATCGCGGCGATATCCGTCGTTGCCGGGAAAAGGCCGCCTGCCCGGTCTGGCCCTACCGCATCGGCGTCTCGCCCCGAAAGCTCAAGCGCCTCATCGCGGAAAAACGCCGTCCCAAGCAGCTCGAACTGCCGTTGTAGTTTCCCGCCGTCCAGGCCCGCCCAGAACTGTATTCCATCGACAATGCCCGTCTCTTGTCGTGGGCGTCTTTCTCCGCGGCCTGGCCCAAATCCGCAGCCGCCGATTTAGGGCCGTCCGTCCCGGCCAACGGTAGTCACGCGCCGGTAAACGGCGTTTCCCCGGTTTCCCGCCGCCGTCCGCCCGCCATGGGGTCATTCCCGCCGTCCGCCGAAATTCCCGTGCCGCGTTGTCGCGGGCCGCCTATTTGTGGCCCATCCCCAAGCGGCGGCCGTCGCCGACGGGACGCCCGGACCAACCCCGGCCCGGCCCCAGGCCGGAGACAAGGAGCACGATCCATGCAACCAGACAACGCCCCGCCCGCCGCCCACGCCCCGGACGCCGGCCAGTTTTCCGCCCTCGTGCGCAAACGCTGGACCGTCTCCCTGACCCTGACCGCGCTCATGCTGTCCATTTACTACGGCTTCATCATCATCCTGGCTTTTCGCCCCGACATCTTCGCCGAACGCGTCGGCCAGCGCCTGACCCTGGGCATTCCGGTCGGCCTTGGCGTCATCCTGGCCTCCTGGCTGCTGACCGGCCTGTACGTGCGCTGGGCCAACGACGACTACGACAGCACCGTGAACACCATCAAACGCGCCATGCGGGAGAACCAGGGATGAACACCTTTACCAGCACCATCGGCCAGCCCAACGCCACCTCCATCATCTTTTTCTTCGTCTTTATCGTGGCCACCCTGGTCATCACCTATTACGCCGCCCGGCGCAGCCGCTCGGCCTCGCAGTTCTACGCCGCCGGCCGTTCGGTGACGGGCTGGCAAAACGGTCTGGCCCTGGCCGGCGACTACATGTCCGCCGCCTCGTTCCTGGGCATCGCCGGCCTTGTGTCGCTCAAGGGCTACGACGGCCTCATCTATTCCATCGGCTTCCTGGTCGGCTGGCCCATCATCATGTTTCTCATCGCCGAACCCCTGCGCAACCTCGGCAAATACACCTTCGCCGATGTGGTGGCCTATCGCCTGTCCCAAAAGCCCATCCGCGTGGCCGCTTCGGTGGGTTCGCTTCTCACCGTGTGCTTCTACCTCATTGCCCAGATGGTGGGTTCGGGGTCGCTGATCAAGATGATGTTCGGCCTGCCCTATGAAACGGCCATCATCATCGTGGGCGCGGTCATGATCGCCTACGTGCTCTTTGGCGGGATGCTCGCCACCACCTGGGTGCAGATCATCAAGGCCGTGCTGCTCCTGGCCGGGGCCACGGTCATGGTGCTCATGGCCTTGTCCCGGTTCGACTTCGACGTGACGGCCCTTTTCGGCGCGGCCGCCGCCACCTACGGCGAAAAAGTGCTCAATCCCGGCGGGCTGGTCGCCAACCCCCTGGACGCCGTGTCCCTTGGCATCGCGCTCATGTTCGGCACGGCCGGGCTGCCCCACATCCTCATGCGCTTCTACACCGTGCCCGACGCCAAGGCCGCCCGCAAATCCGTGTTCTACGCCACCGGACTCATCGGCTACTTCTACATCCTCACCTTCATCATCGGTTTCGCCGCCATGGTGCTCGTGGGCCGCGACGTGATCCTCAAGATGGACGCCGGCGGCAACATGGCCGCGCTGCTCCTGGCCGAAGTGACCGGCGGCACGGTGTTCCTGGGCTTCATCGCGGCGGTGGCCTTCGCCACCATCCTGGCCGTGGTGGCCGGGCTGACCCTGGCCGGAGCCACGACCCTGTCCCACGACCTCTACGCCAACGTGTTCCGGGCCGGCCGCTCCACCGAGGAAAACGAGATGAAGGTGGCCAAGCGGGCGACCATCGGCCTTGGCGTGGCCGCCATCCTGCTTGGCCTGGCCTTCAAGGGCCAAAACGTGGCCTTCATGGTGGGCCTGGCCTTCGCCATCGCCGCCAGCGCCAACTTCCCGGCGCTCATCCTCTCCATCCTCTGGAAGGGGACCAGCACCTTCGGGGCCACGGCCAGCATCGTGGCCGGCGCTGCGGCCGCCGTGGGGCTCATCGTGCTGTCGCCCACGGTCTGGGTGGACATTCTCGGCAACGCCGCCCCCATCTTCCCTTGGAAGAACCCGGCCCTGGTGTCCATGCCCTTTGCCTTCCTGGTCGGCTGGCTCGGTTCGGTGCTGGTTCCCGACGCCCGGGCCCAGTCCCTCTACGCTGCCCAGCAGATCCGCAACTATCTGGGAGTGGGCGCGGAGTGATCGCCAGCAAACGGACCTGGGAGGCCTTCCCCGGTCCGTTTTGTCGTTTGTCGCCAGGCTTGGGAGATGTCATGGACCCCGAAACCGCCGCCATAGTCGCCGCTTTGTCCGCCGCTCCCGACAGCCTGACCCTGGGCCGTGAGCTGGAGCGCATCCGCCGCTGCATCGCCGACCGGGCCGTATCCCAGGCCGACGCCCTGGAAACCGGGCGTTTGGCCAGCCAGTTCTATGACGCGTTTCTCGTGCGGGCGGTCGAACTGGCCCGGTCCGGGCCGCCGAAGTTTCCCGAGACGGCCGGTCCGTGCTGCCTGGCCGTGCTCGGCAGCCAGGGCCGG
It contains:
- a CDS encoding sodium:solute symporter family transporter, whose product is MNTFTSTIGQPNATSIIFFFVFIVATLVITYYAARRSRSASQFYAAGRSVTGWQNGLALAGDYMSAASFLGIAGLVSLKGYDGLIYSIGFLVGWPIIMFLIAEPLRNLGKYTFADVVAYRLSQKPIRVAASVGSLLTVCFYLIAQMVGSGSLIKMMFGLPYETAIIIVGAVMIAYVLFGGMLATTWVQIIKAVLLLAGATVMVLMALSRFDFDVTALFGAAAATYGEKVLNPGGLVANPLDAVSLGIALMFGTAGLPHILMRFYTVPDAKAARKSVFYATGLIGYFYILTFIIGFAAMVLVGRDVILKMDAGGNMAALLLAEVTGGTVFLGFIAAVAFATILAVVAGLTLAGATTLSHDLYANVFRAGRSTEENEMKVAKRATIGLGVAAILLGLAFKGQNVAFMVGLAFAIAASANFPALILSILWKGTSTFGATASIVAGAAAAVGLIVLSPTVWVDILGNAAPIFPWKNPALVSMPFAFLVGWLGSVLVPDARAQSLYAAQQIRNYLGVGAE
- a CDS encoding DUF485 domain-containing protein, translating into MQPDNAPPAAHAPDAGQFSALVRKRWTVSLTLTALMLSIYYGFIIILAFRPDIFAERVGQRLTLGIPVGLGVILASWLLTGLYVRWANDDYDSTVNTIKRAMRENQG